A region of Rhodanobacteraceae bacterium DNA encodes the following proteins:
- a CDS encoding Protein YrdA, translated as MTRLRAYRDVMPKLGARVYVDPAACVIGDVELDDDVSIWPGAVVRGDVERIRIGARTNVQDGAVLHVTHDGPYTPGGSPCIVGADVTIGHGAVIHACTIGDCCLIGMHATVLDGALVHRHAFVGAGALVAPGKIVGEGELWIGNPARCVRKLSDKEIEQLAYSARHYVKLKDEYLAAS; from the coding sequence ATGACCAGACTGCGCGCCTATCGCGACGTGATGCCCAAACTCGGCGCACGCGTGTACGTCGATCCGGCCGCCTGCGTGATCGGCGACGTGGAACTCGACGACGACGTGTCGATCTGGCCTGGCGCGGTGGTGCGCGGCGACGTCGAACGCATCCGCATCGGTGCGCGGACGAACGTGCAGGACGGCGCCGTGCTGCACGTGACCCACGACGGTCCGTACACGCCGGGCGGTTCGCCGTGCATCGTCGGCGCGGACGTCACCATCGGCCACGGCGCGGTGATCCACGCCTGCACCATCGGGGACTGCTGCCTGATCGGCATGCACGCGACGGTGCTGGACGGCGCGCTGGTGCACCGCCACGCCTTCGTCGGCGCCGGTGCGCTGGTCGCGCCCGGCAAGATCGTGGGCGAAGGCGAACTCTGGATCGGCAACCCCGCGCGCTGCGTGCGCAAGCTGAGCGACAAGGAAATCGAGCAGCTCGCCTATTCGGCGCGGCATTACGTGAAGTTGAAGGACGAATACCTCGCGGCCTCGTAG
- a CDS encoding Oligopeptidase A: MAADNPLLNDAALPAFSKIRAADVVPAIDTILSDYQRGIDALVAPGAPHDFAHVMLEQERLDQRLSHAWAPVSHLHAVADTKELRAAYEAAEEKITDFASALGQNRDLYAAVQAVADDATFAQRPQPERALVEHALRDFKLSGVALEEPARSRFRDIANELAKLTTAFSNAVLDATDAWHEHIEDERDLAGIPESGRAVLREYAREHELGGWLVTLKQPAVQAVLTYADDRSLRERVYWAYQTRASDQGPNAGKFDNSARMEKILALRHEAAQLLGFANAAEESLATKMAKTPDEVLAFLRDLIARARPVAQRELEELRAFARDQLKLEMLESWDVAYASEKLRKARYDIDEEQLKAYFPLPSVLNGMFQLAGKLYGITVEPARERVDVWYPDVRYCEVADADGKPVAGVYLDLYARGGKRGGAWMDVCRARFRDGDRVQLPIAFLTCNFAPPAGGHPSLLTHDDVQTIFHEFGHGLHHMLTRIDLPSIGGIDGVEWDAVELPSQFMENFCWNRQALDLFAKHWSSGEKLPDELFDKMLAARHFQAGMFLCRQLEFSLFDFLLHADYDPARGARVMETLEAARREAAVLYPPAWQRFPHGFTHVFAGGYAAGYYSYLWAEVLSADVFGAFEEHGVIDAATGARFRDEFLAIGASRPALESFIAFRGRAPQPDALLRSYGLAT; this comes from the coding sequence ATGGCCGCCGACAACCCCTTGCTCAACGATGCGGCGCTGCCCGCGTTTTCGAAAATCCGCGCGGCCGACGTGGTGCCCGCAATCGACACGATCCTGTCTGATTACCAGCGTGGCATCGACGCATTGGTTGCGCCCGGCGCGCCGCACGATTTCGCGCACGTGATGCTGGAGCAGGAGCGTCTGGACCAACGGCTGTCGCACGCATGGGCGCCGGTGTCGCACCTGCACGCGGTGGCCGATACCAAGGAGTTGCGCGCGGCCTATGAGGCCGCCGAGGAAAAGATCACCGACTTTGCGAGTGCGCTGGGGCAGAACCGCGATCTCTATGCCGCGGTGCAGGCGGTGGCCGACGACGCGACGTTTGCGCAGCGCCCGCAACCGGAACGCGCGCTGGTCGAACATGCGTTGCGCGATTTCAAACTGTCCGGTGTCGCGCTGGAGGAACCCGCGCGCTCGCGTTTCCGCGACATCGCGAACGAACTCGCCAAACTCACCACCGCGTTTTCCAACGCGGTGCTGGACGCCACCGACGCCTGGCACGAGCACATCGAGGACGAACGCGACCTCGCCGGCATTCCGGAATCCGGCCGCGCGGTGCTGCGCGAGTACGCGCGCGAACACGAGTTGGGCGGCTGGCTGGTGACCCTGAAGCAGCCCGCGGTGCAGGCGGTGCTCACCTACGCCGACGACCGCTCCCTGCGCGAGCGCGTGTACTGGGCGTACCAGACCCGCGCGTCGGACCAGGGCCCGAACGCCGGCAAGTTCGACAACTCCGCGCGCATGGAAAAAATCCTGGCGCTGCGCCACGAGGCCGCGCAGTTGCTGGGCTTTGCCAACGCGGCGGAGGAATCGCTGGCGACCAAGATGGCGAAGACGCCCGACGAAGTGCTGGCGTTCCTGCGCGACCTGATTGCGCGCGCCAGGCCGGTCGCGCAGCGCGAGCTGGAAGAGCTGCGCGCGTTCGCACGCGACCAGCTCAAGCTGGAAATGCTGGAATCCTGGGACGTCGCCTACGCCTCGGAAAAATTGCGCAAGGCACGTTACGACATCGACGAAGAGCAACTGAAGGCGTACTTCCCGCTGCCGTCGGTGTTGAACGGCATGTTCCAATTGGCCGGCAAGCTGTATGGCATAACGGTGGAACCCGCGCGGGAACGCGTGGATGTGTGGTATCCCGACGTGCGCTATTGCGAGGTTGCCGACGCCGACGGCAAGCCGGTCGCCGGCGTGTATCTGGATCTTTACGCGCGCGGCGGCAAACGCGGCGGCGCATGGATGGACGTATGCCGCGCACGTTTCCGCGACGGCGACCGCGTGCAATTGCCGATCGCGTTCCTTACCTGCAATTTCGCGCCGCCCGCGGGCGGACATCCGTCGTTGCTCACGCACGACGACGTGCAGACCATCTTCCACGAGTTCGGCCACGGCCTGCACCACATGCTGACCCGCATCGACCTGCCCTCGATCGGCGGCATCGACGGCGTGGAGTGGGACGCGGTGGAATTGCCCAGCCAGTTCATGGAGAACTTCTGCTGGAATCGCCAGGCGCTGGACCTGTTCGCGAAGCACTGGTCGAGCGGTGAAAAACTGCCGGACGAGCTATTCGACAAGATGCTGGCGGCGCGGCATTTCCAGGCCGGGATGTTCCTGTGCCGGCAACTGGAATTCAGTCTGTTCGATTTCCTGCTGCATGCGGATTACGATCCGGCGCGCGGCGCACGAGTGATGGAGACGCTGGAAGCCGCGCGGCGCGAGGCCGCGGTGTTGTACCCGCCGGCGTGGCAGCGCTTTCCGCACGGGTTCACGCACGTCTTCGCGGGCGGCTACGCGGCCGGGTACTACAGCTATCTGTGGGCTGAGGTGTTGTCGGCCGACGTATTCGGTGCGTTCGAAGAGCATGGCGTCATCGACGCCGCGACCGGCGCCCGTTTCCGCGACGAATTCCTCGCCATCGGTGCCAGCCGTCCCGCGCTGGAAAGCTTCATCGCGTTCCGCGGCCGCGCGCCGCAGCCGGATGCGTTGCTGCGCTCCTACGGACTGGCGACCTGA
- a CDS encoding Shikimate 5-dehydrogenase I alpha, with product MPLPRYAVFGHPIAHSLSPRLHALFGQQTGIALEYAAVDATPETFADSVRGFFAAGGRGANVTLPHKAAAFGLAQVRTATAERLGVANVLTALDDGQLEADNNDGAGMMADMRARCDIDPVHRNVLLLGAGGAACAAAFALLGAGVKSLVIANRTLQRAQTLAGALVQYPGVRVREWNALDRSRPFDLIVNATSAGVRHAPLALPSPPAGARTIAYDLSYGPGAQPFVAWAKQAGCAAAFDGLGMLVETAAASFERWHGVRPDTDAALRALRDTLP from the coding sequence ATGCCCCTTCCCCGCTACGCCGTGTTCGGCCACCCCATCGCACATTCGCTGTCGCCGCGCCTGCACGCGCTGTTCGGCCAGCAGACCGGCATCGCCCTGGAATACGCCGCGGTGGATGCGACGCCCGAAACCTTCGCCGATTCGGTGCGCGGCTTCTTCGCGGCCGGCGGCCGCGGCGCCAACGTCACGTTGCCGCACAAGGCGGCCGCGTTCGGCTTGGCGCAGGTGCGCACGGCCACCGCCGAAAGGCTGGGCGTGGCGAACGTGCTGACGGCGCTGGACGACGGGCAGCTTGAAGCCGACAACAACGACGGCGCCGGGATGATGGCGGACATGCGGGCGCGCTGCGACATCGATCCCGTCCATCGCAACGTGCTGCTGCTGGGCGCAGGCGGTGCCGCGTGTGCGGCGGCGTTCGCGTTGCTGGGCGCGGGCGTGAAAAGCCTGGTGATCGCCAATCGCACCCTGCAACGCGCGCAGACCCTGGCCGGTGCGCTGGTGCAGTATCCGGGCGTGCGCGTCAGGGAGTGGAACGCGCTTGACCGTTCCCGGCCGTTCGACCTGATCGTCAACGCGACCTCGGCGGGGGTGCGGCACGCGCCGCTGGCGTTGCCGTCGCCGCCGGCAGGCGCCAGAACGATCGCCTACGATTTGAGCTACGGCCCGGGCGCGCAGCCGTTCGTGGCGTGGGCGAAGCAGGCCGGATGCGCGGCGGCGTTCGATGGCCTCGGCATGCTGGTCGAAACCGCCGCCGCGTCGTTCGAACGCTGGCACGGCGTGCGGCCGGACACCGACGCGGCATTGCGCGCGTTGCGTGACACGCTGCCGTAG
- a CDS encoding aldehyde dehydrogenase, with the protein MDTPLASLNDLLQRQRTAWRAHAPDLAERLNDLARLRVAFKARLEDFARAVSDDFGRRPRAETLLADGMPVLHEIDHARRHLRRWVRPRRVAADANFLPARCAIIPKPLGVVGIVSPWNYPVNLALVPLVDALAAGNHVLLKPSERTPRTSALLAELIVDVFPPERVAVVQGGAEVAAAFAALPFDHLLFTGSTALAPQVLAAAAPHLVPVTLELGGKSPAIVAPGCATARNADRIAAGKFLNAGQTCIAPDYVLVHAAERDAFVQHLRHYVARHYPALHDDGDYASIVNNLHYERLQAWLDEARAAGARVVPLSDGAADDPARRIVAPAVVLDAPDSVTLMREEIFGPVLPIVTYREFDEAIGYVEARPRPLALYVFDDDRARIDRVLAACTAGSAAVNDCVFQFVQSRLPFGGIGPSGMGAYHGHAGFLAFSKQMPVFRQARWSATAWLRPPYGPRTERLLRFLLR; encoded by the coding sequence ATGGACACGCCCCTCGCCAGCCTGAATGATTTGCTGCAGCGCCAGCGCACGGCGTGGCGTGCGCATGCGCCCGATCTTGCGGAGCGCCTGAACGATCTCGCGCGCCTGCGCGTGGCGTTCAAGGCACGGCTGGAGGATTTCGCGCGCGCCGTCAGCGACGACTTCGGCCGGCGTCCGCGCGCCGAAACCCTGCTGGCCGACGGCATGCCGGTGCTGCACGAGATCGATCATGCGCGCAGGCACCTGCGGCGCTGGGTGCGCCCGCGGCGGGTCGCCGCCGATGCCAATTTCCTGCCGGCGCGCTGCGCGATCATTCCGAAACCGCTGGGCGTGGTCGGCATCGTCAGCCCGTGGAACTACCCGGTCAACCTCGCACTGGTGCCGCTGGTCGATGCGCTCGCCGCGGGCAACCATGTGCTGCTGAAACCTTCCGAGCGCACGCCGCGCACGTCCGCATTGCTGGCCGAGTTGATCGTGGATGTTTTCCCGCCCGAACGCGTGGCGGTGGTGCAGGGCGGCGCCGAGGTCGCCGCCGCGTTCGCCGCGTTGCCGTTCGACCACCTGTTGTTCACGGGCTCGACCGCGCTGGCCCCGCAGGTGCTGGCCGCGGCTGCGCCCCACCTCGTGCCGGTGACGCTGGAGCTGGGCGGCAAGTCGCCGGCGATCGTCGCGCCGGGCTGCGCGACCGCGCGCAACGCCGATCGCATCGCGGCGGGCAAGTTCCTCAATGCGGGCCAGACCTGCATCGCGCCCGATTACGTGCTGGTGCATGCGGCCGAACGCGATGCGTTCGTGCAGCATCTGCGCCATTACGTCGCGCGGCATTATCCGGCGCTGCACGATGACGGTGACTACGCCAGCATCGTCAACAACCTGCACTACGAGCGCCTGCAGGCGTGGCTGGACGAGGCGCGCGCGGCGGGCGCGCGGGTTGTCCCGTTGTCCGATGGCGCAGCGGACGATCCCGCGCGTCGCATCGTTGCGCCGGCCGTGGTGCTGGACGCTCCGGATTCGGTGACGCTGATGCGCGAGGAAATCTTCGGGCCGGTGTTGCCGATCGTCACGTACCGCGAATTCGACGAAGCGATCGGCTACGTCGAGGCGCGCCCGCGCCCGTTGGCGCTGTATGTGTTCGACGACGACCGCGCGCGCATCGACCGCGTGCTCGCGGCCTGCACCGCGGGCAGCGCCGCGGTCAACGACTGCGTGTTCCAGTTCGTGCAGTCGCGGTTGCCGTTCGGCGGCATCGGGCCGTCCGGCATGGGCGCGTACCACGGGCACGCCGGGTTCCTCGCGTTCTCCAAGCAGATGCCGGTGTTCCGCCAGGCGCGCTGGTCGGCGACGGCGTGGCTGCGGCCGCCATACGGCCCTCGCACGGAACGGTTGCTACGCTTTTTGTTGCGTTGA
- a CDS encoding Exodeoxyribonuclease III has protein sequence MRIASWNVNSLKVRLPHLEQWCREAQPDVLALQETKTEDDKFPREAIEALGYRVAYSGQKTYNGVAILARGPLQDVVAGVPGFDDPQRRVLAATVDGVRIVDLYVVNGQSVGSEKYEWKLKWLTAVTDYLRGELQRHGKVVVLGDFNIAPDDRDVHDPEAWRGQILCSEPERAALRGILDLGFVDSYRAFVDDTGHFSWWDYRQAAFRRNLGLRIDLVLASEALRERMASASIDRTPRTWERPSDHAPVVLELAK, from the coding sequence ATGCGTATCGCCTCGTGGAACGTCAACTCGCTGAAGGTGCGGCTGCCGCACCTCGAACAGTGGTGCCGCGAGGCGCAGCCGGACGTGCTGGCCCTGCAGGAAACCAAGACCGAAGACGACAAGTTTCCGCGCGAGGCCATCGAGGCGCTTGGCTACCGCGTCGCGTATTCCGGCCAGAAGACCTACAACGGCGTCGCGATCCTTGCGCGCGGACCGCTGCAGGACGTGGTGGCCGGCGTGCCCGGATTCGACGATCCGCAACGGCGCGTGCTGGCGGCGACGGTGGATGGCGTGCGCATCGTCGATCTGTATGTCGTCAACGGCCAGAGCGTCGGCAGCGAAAAGTACGAATGGAAACTCAAGTGGCTCACCGCCGTCACCGATTACCTGCGCGGCGAGTTGCAGCGCCACGGCAAGGTGGTCGTGCTGGGCGATTTCAACATCGCGCCGGACGACCGTGACGTGCACGATCCGGAGGCGTGGCGCGGGCAGATCCTGTGTTCGGAACCCGAGCGCGCGGCGCTGCGCGGCATTCTCGACCTCGGATTCGTCGACTCGTACCGCGCCTTCGTCGACGATACCGGCCATTTCAGCTGGTGGGACTACCGCCAGGCGGCGTTCCGCCGCAACCTCGGCCTGCGCATCGACCTCGTGCTCGCCAGCGAAGCCTTGCGCGAACGCATGGCGTCGGCCTCGATCGACCGCACGCCGCGCACGTGGGAACGTCCATCCGACCACGCGCCCGTGGTCCTCGAACTTGCGAAGTGA
- a CDS encoding Pirin, giving the protein MSSRTITRRVRGIPTSDGAGVKLTRVIGQPMLDSLDPFLLLDEFGSDSANDYIAGFPDHPHRGFETVTYMLDGRMRHRDNHGNSGLLESGSVQWMTAGRGIVHSEMPEQEHGLMRGFQLWVNLAAKDKMTQPRYQDIAPSKIPTVEPAPGVKVRVVAGDAFGVRGPVDGIAIAPVYLDIALEPGAKLSVPLPEGHSAFAYVFEGNAVRVDSDTLGLRELGVLSKGDAVDLATPADTKTARVLLVAGRPLNEPVARYGPFVMNTPEQIVQAMQDYQAGRF; this is encoded by the coding sequence ATGTCTTCCCGCACCATCACCCGCCGCGTGCGCGGCATCCCGACCTCGGACGGCGCCGGCGTCAAGCTGACCCGCGTGATCGGCCAGCCGATGCTCGATTCGCTCGATCCGTTCCTGTTGCTGGATGAATTCGGTTCGGATTCGGCCAACGATTACATCGCCGGTTTTCCCGACCATCCGCATCGCGGGTTCGAGACCGTCACCTACATGCTGGACGGGCGCATGCGCCACCGCGACAACCACGGCAATTCCGGCCTGCTGGAATCGGGCAGCGTGCAGTGGATGACCGCGGGCCGCGGCATCGTGCATTCGGAAATGCCCGAACAGGAACACGGCCTGATGCGCGGTTTCCAGTTGTGGGTGAACCTGGCGGCCAAGGACAAGATGACGCAGCCGCGCTACCAGGACATCGCGCCGTCGAAGATTCCGACCGTCGAGCCTGCGCCGGGTGTGAAGGTGCGCGTGGTCGCGGGCGACGCGTTCGGCGTGCGCGGGCCGGTGGACGGGATCGCGATCGCGCCGGTGTATCTCGACATCGCGCTGGAACCCGGCGCGAAACTGTCGGTGCCGCTGCCGGAAGGCCACAGCGCGTTCGCCTACGTGTTCGAAGGCAACGCCGTGCGCGTCGACAGCGACACGCTGGGCCTGCGTGAACTGGGCGTGCTGTCGAAAGGCGATGCCGTTGACCTCGCGACGCCGGCGGATACCAAAACCGCACGCGTGCTGCTGGTGGCGGGCCGTCCGCTCAACGAACCGGTCGCGCGCTACGGCCCGTTCGTGATGAACACGCCCGAGCAGATCGTGCAGGCGATGCAGGACTACCAGGCCGGCCGCTTCTGA
- a CDS encoding YecA-like protein: protein MRPDDAGMDAVPVNPEIIDDAELEVLDRWLRGHARDADGTMLLDGVHGLLTALAIGPDPALPEEWLPEVLHAPFEDPEQGAEVLALLAKLNDSIPAELEGETYEPVLGEIEAEQPTHSDLSAAGWCEGFSRGIDLRASIWESRLAEDGELLEMLSPIMALAVDEGVLAADVPIAKLDDNEYEACLAQIPDAVEAVAHYWRVRPPTERERTAGGGASSSVFASVPARRGGRWVH, encoded by the coding sequence ATGCGCCCCGATGATGCAGGCATGGATGCCGTCCCCGTCAATCCCGAAATCATCGACGACGCCGAACTGGAAGTGCTCGATCGCTGGCTGCGCGGCCACGCGCGTGATGCCGACGGCACCATGCTGCTGGACGGCGTGCACGGCCTCCTGACCGCGCTCGCGATCGGACCCGATCCGGCGCTGCCCGAGGAATGGCTGCCCGAGGTGTTGCACGCGCCGTTCGAGGATCCCGAACAGGGCGCCGAGGTGCTGGCGTTGCTCGCCAAGCTCAACGATTCGATCCCCGCCGAACTCGAAGGCGAGACCTACGAACCGGTGCTGGGCGAAATCGAGGCCGAACAACCCACCCACAGCGACCTCAGCGCGGCCGGCTGGTGCGAAGGCTTCAGCCGCGGCATCGACCTGCGCGCGTCGATCTGGGAATCGCGCCTCGCCGAGGATGGCGAGTTGCTGGAAATGCTGAGCCCGATCATGGCGCTGGCCGTCGACGAAGGCGTGCTCGCCGCCGACGTGCCGATCGCCAAGCTCGACGATAACGAATACGAAGCCTGCCTCGCGCAGATTCCCGACGCGGTGGAAGCCGTCGCGCATTACTGGCGCGTGCGTCCACCCACCGAGCGCGAGCGCACCGCGGGAGGCGGAGCGTCGTCGAGCGTGTTTGCCAGCGTGCCGGCAAGGCGCGGCGGGCGCTGGGTGCACTAG